In Piliocolobus tephrosceles isolate RC106 chromosome 4, ASM277652v3, whole genome shotgun sequence, the following are encoded in one genomic region:
- the POLK gene encoding DNA polymerase kappa — MDSTKEKCDSYKDDLLLRMGLNDNKAGMEGLDKEKINKIIMEATKGSRFYGNELKKEKQVNQRIENMMQQKAQITSQQLRKAKLQVDRFAMELEQSRNLSNTIVHIDMDAFYAAVEMRDNPELKDKPIAVGSMSMLSTSNYHARRFGVRAAMPGFIAKRLCPQLIIVPPNFDKYRAVSKEVKEILADYDPNFMAMSLDEAYLNITKHLEERQNWPEDKRKYFIKMGNSVENDNPGKEINKLSEHERSISPLLFEESPSDLQPPGDPFQVNFEEQSSPQILQNSIVFGTSAEEVVKEIRFRIEQKTTLTASAGIAPNTMLAKVCSDKNKPNGQYQILPNRQAVMDFIKDLPIRKVSGIGKVTEKMLKALGIITCTELYQQRALLSLLFSETSWHYFLHISLGLGSTYLTRDGERKSMSVERTFSEINKAEEQYSLCEELCSELARDLQKEGLKGRTVTIKLKNVNFEVKTRASTVSSVVSTAEEIFAIAKELLKTEIDADFPHPLRLRLMGVRISSFPNEEDRKHQQRSIIGFLQAGNQALSATGCILEKTDKDTFVKPLEMSHKKSFFDKKRSERKWCRQDTFKCETVNKQSFQTSQPFEVLKKKMSENLEISENSDTCQIFTCPVCFRAQGCISLEAFNKHVDACLDGSSISENSEVFSCSHVSATRVNKKENVPASSFCEKQDYEAHPKIKEVSSVDCVALVDTIDNSSKAESIDALSNKHIKEECSNLPDKSFNIEHCHQNSSCTVSLENEDVGLLSRQESCQPYLCEVITGQALVCPVCNVEQKTSDLTLFNVHVDVCLNKNFIQELRKDKVNPVNQPKESSRSTGSSSGVQKAVTKTKRPGLMTKYSSKKIKPNNPKHTLDMFFK, encoded by the exons gttgACAGATTTGCAATGGAATTAGAACAGAGCCGAAATTTGAGCAATACCATAGTGCACATTGACATGGATGCTTTCTATGCAGCTGTAGAAATGAGAGACAATCCAGAATTGAAGGATAAACCCATCGCTGTAGGATCAATGAGTATGCTG TCTACTTCAAATTACCATGCAAGGAGGTTTGGTGTTCGTGCAGCCATGCCAGGATTTATTGCTAAGAGACTCTGCCCACAACTTATAATAGTGCCCCCAAACTTTGACAAATACCGAGCTGTGAGTAAAGAG gTTAAGGAAATACTTGCTGATTATGATCCCAATTTTATGGCCATGAGTCTTGATGAAGCCTACCTGAATATAACAAAGCACTTAGAAGAAAGACAAAATTGGCCTGAGGATAAAAGAAAGTATTTCATCAAAATGGGAAACTCTGTAGAAAATG ATAATCCaggaaaggaaattaataaaCTGAGTGAGCATGAACGATCCATCTCTCCACTACTTTTTGAAGAGAGTCCTTCTGATTTGCAGCCCCCAGGAGATCCTTTCCAAGTGAACTTTGAAGAACAAAGCAGTCCTCAAATACTCCAAAACTCAATTGTTTTTGGAACATCAGCGGAGGAAGTGGTAAAGGAAATTCGTTTCAGAATCGAGCAAAAAACAACATTGACAGCCAGTGCAG GCATTGCCCCAAATACAATGTTAGCAAAAGTATGCAGTGATAAGAATAAACCAAATGGACAATACCAAATTCTTCCCAATAGACAAGCTGTGATGGACTTCATCAAGGATTTACCCATTAGAAAG GTTTCTGGAATAGGAAAAGTTACAGAGAAAATGTTGAAGGCCCTTGGAATTATTACATGTACAGAACTTTACCAACAGAGGGCattgctttctctccttttctctgaaaCATCTTGGCATTATTTCCTTCATATCTCCTTGGGTCTAGGTTCAACATACCTGACAAG ggatggagagaggaagaGTATGAGCGTTGAGag GACATTCAGTGAGATAAATAAAGCGGAAGAACAATACAGCCTATGTGAAGAACTTTGCAGTGAACTTGCTCGAGATCTACAGAAAGAAGGACTTAAG GGTAGAACTGTTACCATTAAGTTGAAGAATGTGAATTTTGAAGTAAAAACTCGTGCATCTACAGTTTCATCTGTTGTTTCTActgcagaagaaatatttgccaTTGCTAAGGAATTGCTAAAAACAGAAATTGATGCTGATTTTCCACATCCCTTGAGATTAAGACTTATGG GTGTtcggatatctagttttcccaatgAAGAAGACAGGAAACACCAACAAAGGAGCATTATTGGCTTTTTACAGGCTGGAAACCAAGCCCTGTCAGCCACTGGGTGTATACTAGAGAAAACGGACAAAGATACGTTTGTAAAACCTCTAGAAATGTCTCATAAGAAGAGTTTCTTTGATAAAAAACGATCAGAAAGGAAATGGTGTCGCCAAGATACATTTAAATGTGAAACCGTGAATAAACAAAGTTTCCAGACATCACAACCATTCGAAGTTTTAAAGAAGAAGATGAGTGAGAATTTGGAAATATCAGAGAATTCAGATACCTGTCAGATATTTACCTGTCCTGTTTGCTTTAGGGCACAAGGGTGCATCAGTCTGGAAGCCTTTAATAAACATGTAGATGCATGTCTTGATGGATCTTCAATCAGTGAAAACTCTGAAGTGTTCTCGTGTTCACATGTTTCTGCTACCAGAgtcaacaagaaagaaaatgttcctgCTTCTTCATTTTGTGAGAAGCAAGATTATGAAGCCCATCCAAAAATTAAAGAAGTGTCTTCAGTAGATTGTGTAGCTTTAGTAGATACTATAGATAACTCATCTAAAGCAGAAAGCATAGATGCTTTAAGTAATAAGCATATCAAGGAGGAATGTTCTAATCTCCCAGACAAGTCTTTTAATATTGAGCACTGTCATCAGAATTCTTCTTGCACTGTTTCGTTGGAAAACGAAGATGTTGGATTATTAAGCAGACAAGAATCCTGCCAGCCTTACTTATGTGAAGTGATAACAGGCCAAGCTCTAGTTTGTCCTGTTTGTAATGTAGAACAAAAGACTTCAGATCTAACCTTGTTCAATGTGCATGTGGATGTTtgcttaaataaaaattttattcaagAATTAAGAAAGGACAAAGTTAACCCAGTTAATCAACCCAAAGAAAGCTCCAGAAGTACTG GTAGCTCAAGTGGAGTACAGAAGgctgtaacaaaaacaaaaag GCCAGGATTGATGACAAAGTActcatcaaagaaaataaaaccaaacaatccCAAACATACCCTTGATATGTTTTTTAAGTAA